CCGATGTGGCTGAGAGAGTTGTTAAATAGAATTTTCTTGTACCACTCCACATAACGATGAGTAGCAGTTCTTCAGATCAAGCCTTTGCCCAATTGGGCAAAAGCCTATGCTAGCCACAATGCTGTTTAATTTGGCTCAGCAAGCTTACGAGTTGCCCCGATGTGGCATATAACGGCACTTTGTTGTAATAATGGCGATAAAGCCAACGCCGATACCAACGAGTTTGGCTAAATTCTGGTGCGATCAGTACATCAATCCGCTGAACGTAATCGTCATAGCTATAATTTGGCCGCAATTGAGCCAACGCTTGCCATGGATAGTATTGCAGCAAACCTAGCGTTCGAATCGTCAACCCATCAGCCTCAACATGATAGCTGGTGTTCCACTCCAAGATTAATTGCCAAAGCATGCGTGGCAAGGTTAAGCTCAAACTCAGCAAGAAAAACGCCGTAACTTTTTGGCCATCAGTCCAGGTCGGGGCTTGTTGCCGCCATGAGCTAGGTAATGCCGTTAGTTCTAAACCCAAAAGCTGCAATAAAAGCCACCATGTTGCGAGTAATAAGCCGATGTTCAGCAAGCTCAGCACAATTAATGATCGACGTTGCCGAAAAAAGCTCATTCAGCATCCTTACTAGGTCTAGCAATCAATTGGATGTTCTGGGGTTTCGGCGATGAGACCTTAAAACATTGACATTTGTTGTGGTGGCGTTGTTGGCTCGTCGGTTTCGGGCAGATTTGGCTCAGTTGTTTGGTTCGTTTCTTCTTGCAAACGCTGTTTGAGCCGCGCAATTAGCCGTGGTATCAACTTGATATCGGCGATTGCCTCGGGCATGGCATTCATGTTACGCAGCACATAGGCTGGGTGAAATAAGGGCAAAAAAACTGTTTGGCCTTGGCGTTTAACCCCGCGAATGCCATGAATTTTGGTAATTTTGCCACCAGGGAAAAATTTATTCATCGAATGTCGCCCAAGCGTCGCAATCAACTTGGGAGCCAAAGCCGCAATCTGGCGATCTAAAAAATGGGCACAAGCCGCGATTTCGCTTGGCTCAGGGTCGCGGTTGCCAGGTGGCCGACATTTCACCACATTAGCGATAAAGACTTGTTCACGGGTTAGGCCAATTTCGGCCAACCATTGTTCCAACAAATCGCCCGAAGGCCCGACGAAAGGCCGACCAAGCGCATCTTCACGTTGGCCTGGCCCTTCCCCAATTAATAAAATCTCGGCATTGGCTGGGCCTTCGCCTGGCACTGCGTTGGTTCGGGTGCGACAGAG
This sequence is a window from Herpetosiphon gulosus. Protein-coding genes within it:
- a CDS encoding uracil-DNA glycosylase, with amino-acid sequence MTHAAATLAAIAEEVAQCTACPLCRTRTNAVPGEGPANAEILLIGEGPGQREDALGRPFVGPSGDLLEQWLAEIGLTREQVFIANVVKCRPPGNRDPEPSEIAACAHFLDRQIAALAPKLIATLGRHSMNKFFPGGKITKIHGIRGVKRQGQTVFLPLFHPAYVLRNMNAMPEAIADIKLIPRLIARLKQRLQEETNQTTEPNLPETDEPTTPPQQMSMF